GATTCTCGGATACGGCGGCGGGCCGTCGGTGATTCCTTTGATTCGCTACGAGGCGGTTACCCGCTACCGGTGGCTGGCGGATGAAGAGTTCGGCGAGACATTGGCGCTGGCCAACGCATTGCCGGGTCCGATTGCCCCGAAGATGGCCGCGTATCTCGGCTACCGGTTGAAAGGAACGCTGGGGGCGACGATAGCGGTGCTGGCCCATATTTTGCCGACCAGCGCGGCGATGGTGGCGCTGCTTGGCGTCCTCTATGCGCTGAAGCATTCGCCGGTGGTGGCGGGCATGATCGCGGCGGTGCGGCCGGTGATTGCGGTGATGTTGGGGCAGATGGCCTACGAATTTGCCGACAAAGCCTGGAAGGGTTTGGGCAAGGCGATGGGAGTCGGCTTTGGCCTGATCGCTTTCCTGCTGCTCTCGATCCTCGATGTTCATCCGGGCATTGTGGTCGCGATTTTTCTCGCGTACGGGGCCGTCCACCTGAAAGTGATCGATCGTTTGCGGGGGCCGCAGGCAGAAAACGAACAGGGCGAAGGTGCCGCACCGGGAGCGGCAGCCGACTCGGGATCACGTCCAGCCAAGGGATCGCCTGCGGGGGCGGAATCTGCACCGGAGGAAGCGAAGACCGGGAAAGGAGGCGCCGGATGATTTGGTGGGAGCTGTTTTGGGGATTTTTTGTCGCCAATGTGCTCGGATATGGCGGCGGACCTTCCTCGATTCCCCTGATGCAGGAAGAGATCGTCAACCATTACGGGTGGCTGACGAATGAACAGTTTGCCGACGTGCTGGCGGTGGGGAACGCGCTGCCAGGCCCGATCGCGACAAAAATCGCCGCGTTTGTCGGCTATCAACAGGCAGGCTGGATCGGCTTCACGATCGCCACGCTGGCGACGGTCGCTCCGTCGGCGATCGCACTGGTCTGGCTGTTGCGGATTCTCAACCGGTACCGGCAATCGAACGTGGTGAAGGGAATGACCCTGCTGGTGCAACCGGTGATCGCGGTGCTGATGGCCGTTTTGACCTGGCAGATGGGGGAAGTCTCGATCCGCTCGATCGGACTTTGGCACTCGCTCGGCATCGCCGCCGTGTCGCTGTGGGCGATGACGAAAGGCCGGATTCACCCGGCGTTGGTGATCGTGGCCGCCTTTGTGTACGGCGGCTTGGTGTTGTCACATTGGACAGTCTGAAAGGAGATTTTCCCGATGAACTACGATTCACTCTCTCATCCGTACCCGTCGCGCCGCATGCCCGTCTACGCGAAAAATGGGATGGTCGCCACTTCGCAGCCGCTTGCCGCGCAAGCCGGCCTGCAGATTTTGCGGCAGGGCGGCAACGCGATCGATGCGGCGATTGCCACGGCAGCCGCGCTCACTGTAGTCGAGCCGACATCGAACGGAATCGGTGGGGATGCGTTCGCGCTCGTATGGACGCAAGGCAAACTGCACGGACTGAATTCGAGCGGGCCGGCGCCGCAAAGCATTTCGATTGACGCGCTGCAAAAAGCAGGTGTCAGCGAAATCCCGAAATACGGCTGGATTCCGGTCACAGTCCCAGGGGCCCCGGCGGCCTGGGCGGAACTGTCCGCAAAATTCGGCAGGCTGCCGCTGACGGAAGTGCTGCGGCCGGCAATTGAATATGCGGAACACGGTTACCCGTTGACGCCGGTGCTGGGGTATTTCTGGAAACGTGCCTTTGAGGTGTATTCGGAAACTCTGAAAGGAGAAGAGTTCAAAGCCTGGTTTGATACGTTCGCGCCACAAGGCAGAGCACCCCGGATCGGCGAGGTCTGGCGTTCTCCCGATCACGCGCGGACGCTGCAATTGATAGCCGAAACGAAGGCGGAGGCGTTTTACCGCGGGGAGTTGGCCGAGCGGATCGATCATTTTTCCAGACAATCTGGAGGTTATCTGAGAAAAGAAGACCTCGCGGCGTTCCAACCGGAATGGGTGGATCCGATTTGCGTCAACTACCGCGGCTATGACGTATGGGAGATTCCACCGAACGGCCACGGTCTGGTGGCGCTGATGGCGTTGAATATTTTGAAGGGTTTCGAATTCTCCGCACGGGATACGGTCGACACGTATCACAAACAAATCGAAGCGATCAAATTGGCGTTTGCCGACGGAAAAAAATACATTGCCGATCCGCGCAGCATGTCGGCTCGGGTGGAAGACTTACTCTCGGATGCATACGCAGCGGAACGCCGCCGGCTGATTGGAAGGACGGCGCTGCAGCCGGAGCCGGGCCAGCCACCGCGGGGCGGCACTGTCTACTTGTGCACGGCGGACGGGGAAGGCAACATGGTGTCGTACATTCAAAGCAACTACATGGGCTTTGGATCGGGACTGGTCGTCCCTGGCACGGGAATTGCGCTGCACAACCGGGGGCACAACTTCACGTTGGATCCCGCACACGATAACCGTCTGGAACCCGGGAAAAAACCGTATCATACAATCATCCCCGGTTTTCTGACGAAAGACGGCCAGCCCGTCGGGCCGTTTGGCGTGATGGGAGGCTTTATGCAGCCGCAGGGGCACGTTCAGGTGGTGATGAATACGGTCGATTTCCATCTGAATCCGCAGGCGGCGCTGGATGCGCCGAGGTGGCAGTGGATGCAGGGCAAAACGGTGGAAATCGAACATTCCGCCCCGGCCCACGTTGCGGAAGCGCTCGCCCGGATGGGACACGATGTGAAGTGGGCCGTCGGCTCCGGCGGGTTCGGCCGCGGACAGATCATCTGGCGGCAAGCGAACGGGGTCCTCGTCGGCGGTACGGAACCCCGTACGGACGGACAAGTGGCTGCCTGGTAGAAAGTTGGCGCCGTTAGGCTGGTGTTGTACCGCCTGGTAACGGTGCTGTGCTGTTTGGCTGGTGCTGTGTCCCTTGTCAGGCGCAGCCGCTTTTTTTACACCCAATCGTCTCCGACACCGTCAAATCCGCCAGCGTCGTAACCGTTGCTGCCGTAATCATCAGCATACCCGCTGTCATCGAAAGCGCCGCCATCGGCCGCATCAAGATCGTGGGCGCCCACACCCTCGTTCACCCGCTGCATCAGATCGTCAATCTCGTGCTGCTGGATGATATTTTGCTCCTGCAGTTCGCGAATCGCCTGTTCGTCATCGAGCGAGCGGAAGTAATCGAACTGTTCGGCGCTGATTCGTCCCTGTTCGAGCAGATAGGTGAGCAAAGCACCTGCTGCAAGACCGCCGGCAAACATCCCCATGCCATTGAACACTCCCGCCGGCGGGGTGTAACCAGGGCCGTAGTGCGGACCGGGCCCGTACGGCGGCTGCGGATACCGATTGCGGGTCAGCGGCCGGATAATCAGTGCGTATACCAAAAGGATGAGCAGAACGACCCAGAACAGAGTCATCGGGCAATCCTCCTTTTTCCGTATCTTCCGTATCTATTATATAGTAAAATTATAAAGGGAGACCCGCCGGAAAAAAACGCCTTTTCGTATAGCCTGTCCCAAACAGACGAATTCTTAGATCGTATTTTGAGAATCGGAACGGTAAGGGGGAGTTCGCTTGCAAAAATTTGTTCCCAGCGCGAATGTGGAGGAAGCCGCTTATCAGGCGCTTCAGCAAAGAGGAGTGACGATTGAGGAGATAGCCAAACTGACCTATTTCCTGCAATCGAAGTATATACCGGATCTGACGATGGAAGCGTGCATCGACAGCGTGCACCATGTCCTGCAAAAGCGGGAAGTGCAGAATGCGGTGCTGACCGGGATTGAACTGGATCTGTTGGCGGAAAAAGGGCTGCTGTCTTCCCCGCTGCAGGAAACGATTCAGACGGATGAGAGCTTGTACGGGGTGGACGAGGTGCTGGCCCTTTCGATCTTAAACCTGTACGGCAGCATCAGCTTCACCAATTACGGATACATTGACAAACTGAAGCATGGAATCCTCGAGCAACTGAACGACAAGTCGACCGGGAGAGTCAACACGTTCCTCGACGATTTGGTGGGAGCGATCGCCGCCGCCGCTTCCAGCCGGCTTGCCCATCGCCACCGGGCGGAAGCGGAACAAAAGATGGAATGACAGAGCGTGGTTTGGTCCGTTTCCGGACGGTCTACCCGGGGGATTTCGTCCGGCATGTCGATTTGCGGGATTTTTGCGACCTGTCTGTTCATGTTGAGCCTCCTTCCAATGGACTACAACGTTAGAGTTCCCAAACTGACCCTGGATATAGCAAAACCGGCCAGGCGGCCCCAACGTGGCGACAAGGGAAGCAGAGCCGCAGCAAAAACTGGACCAAACCTATCAGCAGTTCAGCAACTACGCCTCCCAGTTTCCCTACCAGGTGCATTAAAATCAGCCAGACAACGCCCGTTCCACTGGGAGCGGGTGTTTTTTTATCAAAACTTGTCGAATATTTCAAGGATATGGATAATAGAGGCAGGTGCTACTTACACAAGGGGGTCAACTGTGAAAACGTGGAACGTGGTTTATGACCAATCGTTTCGTCTGCCGGAATACCTTGCCGAACACGGTATTCATCCTCGCCTTTCCCTGCTGGTTCAGATTTTTGCGGGTAATCACCGGCAACAGAGAATCGTTTCGTTACGGGACCAACTGCGCCGTTTGCTGCCATCGGCGGTGATTATCGGTGCCACAAGCGACGGCGAGATTGCGGGTGGGAAGGTGACGACGGGGCAGACCGTGATTTCCTTCACCGAATTTGCAAAAACGACCGTCACGTCGGCGGCAGTTCCGATCGCTGCGGCGGCCGACAGTTTTGCGGCAGGGCGGGAGATCGCACAGCGGCTGGTTGGGAGGAACACGAAAGCGATCATTTTATTTGCGGATGGGAGCGCCGTCAACGGCGAAGATTTGCTGAGAGGCGTCGAATCGGTCGCGCCGCATGTAGTGGTGGCAGGCGGGTTGACAGTCGGCTGCATGACGGGAACGCCCGATTTGCTGTTCACCGAGCAGGCGGTCCTCAGCCGCGGAGTGGTCGGGGTTGCGCTGGCAGGCGACGACCTGTATGTCAAGCCCTATTGCCATTTTGCGTGGTCGCCGATCGGACGGACCATGACTGTCACCAAAGCCAGTGTCAATCGGGTATATGAGATCGACCACCAGCCGGCTGTTGAAATCTATCGAAAATACCTGGGAACTGCGGTCGCCGATCGGTTGGCGTCACTTGGCAGCATGTTTCCCCTCGTGCTCCACAAGCACGGACGACTGGTTGCACGGGCCTGTATCGAGTCACACGCGGACGGCTCCCTGTCCTTCGCGGGAAATTTGCAAACGGGCGAACAGGTGCAGTTCGCCTACGCGGACACGCAGTTGGCGTTCGAGTCTTTGGAACGGGCAACGAACGATTTGCAAGCGGTACCTGCGAAATCGATTTTTATTTACGCTTGCGCCGCCAGGCGAAGATGGATGCCCGATCTGGTAGAGGCGGAGATCGCCTCGCTTGAGCGGATGGCCGATACCTCCGGATGCTTCCTGTGCGGCGAGTTTTATCATGCCTCGCCGACCAACCAGTTGTTGAACCAGACAATCACCGGCCTGATCCTTGCGGAGAGCGACGACGTCCGTCGGACGGCCGCCGCACCGGTTGCCGCGATACAGGAAGTGAACGGCACGTGGCACCTGTTGCGGGCCGTTTCCCATCTGGTCAATGTCACATCGGAAGAGCTGCAGCGAAGCAATCAGGCGCTCCAAGAGAGCGAGGAACACTACCGGCGGCTGATCGAATCCTGTCCGATTGGAATCGCCGTTTACCACGATGACAAAATTGTTCTGGCGAACAAAGCGGGCGGCAGGATTGTGGGGGCGGGGAAGCCGAGCGATGTGATCGGCCGGTCGATTTTCGATTTTATTCATCCGGACGACCGGGAGGCGGTCAGGCAAACGATCGTTCGCAGAATCCGGCACGGGGTGGATGAGGAAATCCAGGTCAGGCGGCTGGTTCGCCTGGACGGGCAGGTGATTGACGTTGAGACGGTGACGATTCCGTTTCAATTGGGCGGGAAACCGGCGGCCCAAATTTTTCTCCAGGATATTACCGAACGCAAACGGTATGAGGAACAAATCAGGCACCAGGCGTACCATGACACGCTGACCGGGTTACCGAACCGGGCGCTGTTCAGCAAATACCTGGAGGAAACGCTCGCGAAGGCAAACCGGGACGGCCGATTGGTCGCTCTGATGTTTCTTGATTTGGATCGTTTTAAAACGATCAACGACACATTGGGGCATACGGTCGGTGACAAACTGTTGTGCGCCGTTGCCGAACGGTTGCAGCATTGCGTCGGCGAGCCGAATTTTGTCGCCCGCCTGGCCGGGGACGAGTTTACCGTTCTGCTGCCGGGGATCAATCGGGCGGAGGAGGCGGTTGCCGTCGCCCGCAATGTATTGGATGCGCTGAATCAACCGTTTCGCATTCAGGAATCGGAACTGTTTGTGACTGCCAGCATCGGGATCAGCGTCTATCCGTCTGATGGAACGACCGGCGAATTGTTGATCAAACATGCAGATGCAGCCATGTACCGGGCAAAGGAACAGGGAAGCAATCACTACCAGATTTTTACTCCTGGCATGAAGGAACAGGCATTTCGCCGTCTCCAACTGGAAAACGCGATTCGCAAGGCACTCGAGCGAGGAGAATTTTACCTGCTCTATCAACCGCTGGTGGATGCGGAAAGCGGGCGGATTGTCGCCACCGAGGCATTGCTGCGGTGGGAGAATCCACAACTGGGTGTTGTCTCCCCGGCGGAATTCATTCCAATCGCGGAAGACACCGGTTTGATTATGCCGATCGGGGATTGGGTGCTGCGTACCGCTTGTATGCAGAACCGGTTGTGGCAGGATGCCGGGTATCCGCCGATTCGAATATTGGTCAACCTGTCCGCACGTCAATGTCTGCAGCTCAATCTTGTGGAAAACATCCAGCAGGTGTTGGCAGAAACCGGGCTCGATGCGAGATGGCTGGAACTGGAGATGACGGAGAGCATCATGCAGAATTCAACCGATACGATCGTCACTTTGCAACGGTTGCGCCAGCTGGGAATCCGGATTTCAATTGATGATTTCGGCACCGGGTACTCCTCGTTAAGCTATCTCAAGCGGCTGCCGATCGACGGACTGAAGATCGACCGCACGTTCATGCAGGATATTGCCGACGACCGGAAAAATGCAGCGATTGTACGGGCGATCATCCAGATGGCCCACTGTCTGAACCTGCGGGTGACGGCGGAAGGGGTGGAAACGCGGGAACAGGCCGACTATCTGCGGCAGGTGCAGTGCGACCAGATGCAGGGATTTTTGTTCAGCCGGCCGCTTACGGCGGATGCGATGGAACGGTTATGGATCGCGCGCACGGAAAAGGATTCGGCAGCCCCATAGCGAAATAGTTCCCATGACGATTTTTGGGAGGCGGGGAGTGGAGCGAATGGAACGATCGATCGTCAGTCAGGAATGGGTGAAGCAGCAACTGGAAAATCGGCAGGTGCGAATCGTCGACTGCCGGTTTGTTCTCGGACAGCCGGCGGCCGGACGGCAGGCCTATCTGACGGAACATATTCCGGGTGCCTTGTATGTCGACCTGGAACAGGATCTGTCCGGCCGGAAGCAGCGGCACGGCGGCCGCCATCCGCTGCCGGAAGTGGCCCGTTTGGCCGCCAAATTGGGCGGTTTGGGGATTGACCACAGCGTGCAGGTGGTAGCGTACGATGACCAGGGCGGTGCGATGGCATCCCGGTTCTGGTGGTTGATGCGCTATCTGGGACATACCCGTGCATATGTGATGGACGGCGGATTTTTGCAGTGGAAAGCGAAAGGCTATCCGGTGACGGAAGAACTGCCGAGCGTGCAACCGGCCACGTTTATCCCCCAAGTGCAGAAACACATGCTGGTGAGTATGCAGGAAGTAAAAGACAGGATCGGCAAGCCGGGAACGGTGATCATCGACTCGCGGGAAGCGAAACGGTACAAAGGCGTCGAGGAACCGATCGATCCGGTGGCCGGCCACATTCCGGGCGCCCTCCATTACTTCTGGAAAGACGGGTTGAATGAACAGGGAACGTGGAAGTCGGGCGAGGAGCAGCGGCGGCGGTTTGCCAAAATCGATCCGGCCGATGAGGTGATCGTCTACTGCGGATCCGGGGTGACCGCTTGCCCGAACATCCTGGCGTTGAAAGAAGCGGGGTATCAAAACGTGAAGCTGTACGCGGGCAGTTGGAGCGACTGGATCAGCTACCCGGACAATCCGGTCGAAAGGGACAAGGATGCGCGATAAGCGCCAGGCTTCCCAGAAGATCATCATCGTCGAGGGCAGGAAGGACAAGGAAAGGCTGCTCCGCATCCTGAACGAGCCGGTGGAGATCATCTGCACGTACGGAACATTAAGCGACCAAAAAATCGAGGAGATCATCTGGCCGCTGCAGGATGAGGAGGTGTACATCCTGGTCGATGCGGACGAGGCCGGCAACAAATTGCGCAGCCAATTGAAGCGGGAGCTTCCGAACGCGAAGCACCTGTATACCCGGAAGATCTATCGGGAAGTGCAGAACACGCCGCTGGAATATTTGGCGGAAATCCTGTTCAACGCCCATTTTGAAGTGGATGAGGATTGGCTGACAGGCGAAGATTCGATATTCTGATGAAGCGGGGACAACGATGAAGACGATCCGTGATCCTGTTCATAACATCATTCAGATTGACACCGAATCGGAAAAGCTGCTGCTTGACCTGATCGACACCCGTGAATTCCAGCGTTTGCGGTTCATCAAACAACTCGGCCTGTCTTCGTTTACCTATCCGGGCGCCGAACACACCCGATTTTCCCATTCGCTTGGTGTAACCCACCTGATGAAACGGTTTATCGATAAAATCGGCGGTTTAAGCGGGGCCACAAACAAAAAATATGCGGAAGAGCTGAACGATCACCGGCTGCTGGCGCTGGCGGCCGCGCTGCTGCACGATATCGGACACGGCCCATTTTCGCACGCGCTGGAAAGAACGACCGGGGTCCGGCATGAAAAATGGACGATCCAGATCATCCTCGGCAACACGGAGATCAACAGCATCCTGGAAAAACACCGCCCCGGCTTTGCCCGCGAGGTGGCGGACGTGATTCAGAGGATGCACGCTTCGAAGGCGGTCGTCAAACTGCTGTCGAGTCAGCTGGATACGGATCGGATCGATTATTTGCTGCGGGATTCAAAAATGACAGGGGCCGGTTACGGTTCATTTGATCTTGAGTGGCTGATCCATTCGCTGCGGATCGGAGAAGTGAACGGCGAGGCGGAGGTCGGCCTTGACTTGGAAAAAGGATTGAGCATCGCGGAAGATTTCGTGATGGCCCGCTACTATATGTATCAAAATGTCTATTTTCATAAAACGACTCGCAGTGCGGAACTGCTGATCGACCGGATTTTTGAGCGGGCGGTCGAACTGCAAAGGGACGGGCAGCTGGAACTGCCGGATGATCTGACCGCCATTCTGGAAAAAGGGATTGCCGCCGATACACTGGACAACTTCATCAACTTGACGGAAAGCACAATCTGGCATCATATCGGCATGTGGCAGCATCACCGTGACCGGATCCTCAGCGACCTGTGCAAGCGGCTGATGCAGCGGCGGCTGTACAAAACGATTTTGACCGATTATGACATTGTCGAACTGTCGGAGCGGGTGCTGGCGATTTCGAAACAGACCGGCATTCCGCACAAATACATTCTGTTCAGGGATGTGGCTTCCAGCAGTTCCTACCGTGATTCGTACATACTGGAATCGCCGAAAACGGAGGAAAACGAGACGGAGAAGGAAGCGTCGGAACAGATCTTTCTGTTTGACCGGACGGGGAACAGCGTGGAACTGTCGCAGGTGTCGGACCTCATCAACCTGATTCGCAACAAGAAAATTTCCATCTCCCGTGTCTATGTGCCCGAAGAATATAAGGATGCGCTGTTGGGAGGATGACATCATGCTTGACGCATCGTACCGGATTTTAAAAATTTTTGATGCGGTCGGCTCGGTTCACGGCCGCAAAAAGTTCCAGAAGATGGTTCACCTGTTGACCAGTTCCGGAGCCGATTTTCCGTTTACATTCGAATATCACCACTTCGGTCCCTATTCGGCGGAACTGCAGGAGGAGATCGCGTTTCTCGTGCAGCAGGGGTTGCTGGCAGAATCGAAGGAAAACGAGGCGTATGTCTACCGGATCACCGAAAAAGGCAGAGCTTTCAAGGAGAACCTGGAGAACAGCGGCGTCTGCCGGTTCCACCTGGCTGAAGCGGTCGTCGCCAGCCTGTCGGAAAAAAATCCACAATTTCTGGAGATGGTCAGCACCTACGCGTTTCTGCTGGAATCGGGATATGACGTGCACAGCGCCGCCGAAAAAGCGGCCGATCTGAAACCGCATTTGCGGGCGCATCTGGAGGAAGCGGTTGGATTTTACCATACGGTAGTGACACAGCAACGGTAGCCAAGCGGGTGCTGCGGTTTATGGGATTCGTGAAGGAGACCTTCCATTAATTTAGGTATTTCAAATGAGGCGGCGGTCGATTATTCTAAAGTATAGTATGAAGCATTTCGATGAGGGGGGAGTTCCTATGGCAAACCCGAAAGCATCCGTGATCAAGCGTGTCGGACGGGCTATCAAACTGCAGTATTTGAAACTCCTCCGGTCTCCCGGTGGCGCGCGAAAGGTCGCAACCGGGTTCGCGATTGGATTTGGTATCGAATTTATGGTGATTTGCACCGCGATGCTGGTGTATATTGTGTTTTATCCGCTGGTTCGGGCGGCCCGCGGCTCGATGCCGGCCGCGCTGATCGGACATGTGATCGCGAAGATGACGCTGCTCCCGATCCCGATGTTGGGAGTTGGCTTATGGATCGGCAAACATCTCTTACCGTTTCGCATCCACATGCCGCATTGGATGCCTTATTGGCTGGCTTATTTTCTTAACCATCAGTTAAAGACAATTGTCGGTATGACGCTGATTTCCGTTGTAATGGGCGCTCTCACATATCCTGTCGCGTATTATCTGTATGAACTGAATCGAAAACGCCGTGCCGCCAAACTGGCCAACCGCAAATACATGCGGGTGCAGAACAACGGTTCGCAGCCGTAAGGCCCGTTTTGCAAGGCTCATCGGGCGGCTGTTTATTTTTCTGTTTTCGCAGTGATGTGCGAAGTTCCTGTTCCGAGATTTTCCCCGATTGAAGGCGAGAGCTGTCACGCTCCTGATCGTACTGCTGCCAGTCTAGTCAGGATGTTGCGAGAAGATTTCTGGCTGATAGAAAAACGGCACCTTTCATGTCCGTTAGGGAGAACTTGAAAGATGCCTTTTTGCCTTCGGACTGAACGGCCGGTTATGTAGCTGGCCAAGTGCTTGCTGGCAAGCGGCCGTTTATCTGCCGTTTTCCTGCTCGCCGTGTTCTTTTTTGTCTTTCTCAGCCTTCGGCTCCTGCTGCTTGGTTGCTCCGAGATGCAGACCGTTGTTTTGTTTCACAGCCACACCTGCTTCATCCAACGCAGGCACTTGCACATTCACAGAACCTGCCGATGAAACGGCCATGTGAGCAGTCGCGTTTGCACTGCTGTTGCCGGATGCGCTGAAATTCGCGTTGCTGTTCACATTCATTTGCCCGTCGGCTTTCTGTTTGGTCTCAGGCTGGATCGGCCGCGGTGCGGGAGCAGTCTCCGAAGCCCGGGTTTCCGCATTCGACTTCAATTTGGCTTCCTGCTTGACGATCGCGTTCTCGATTCCTTTCTTGCCCTGTTCCGGAACTTTCTCCAGCAGCCCTTTCAGCACGGTCAGCGAATGCTTTTCCACTTCCAGTTCGGCCGATTCTTTTTGCTCAATCTCCGTTTTTGCCTTGGTATCTTGTTTTTGTTCCGCCTCGCTTTTCGCCTGACGCAAAAGTTGCCGCGCTTTCTCCAGGATTTCGTTGATCGTCTGGATGTACTTCTCGTTGTACTCCGTTTTGCCGCTTTGGTTCAACGCCTGCAATTCGGCGATTTTGGTGTTGGCCTGTGCGAGCAGGCGGTCTGCCTTGGCCTGGTTCTTGAACGTAAACACAAGCTGGATTTGGGCGAAAAATTCTCTCAACTTATACAGGAAGGAATCAGGGTCGACCGTTGAGACGGTTGGCGTGGCACTTGCTGCAGCCGATGCACTGCCGGAAGCGGCGGTGGTCGATGTGGCGGTCGCTGTGGAAGCATTCGTGGCGGCTGTGCCGGAAATGGCTGTGCTTTCGTCCGCGAGTGCCGGAGTGGTACCGGCAATCAAAGTCAGAGCGAGTGTGGCAGATGCCAGCTTCTTCTTCATCGAATCAGATCATCCTTTCTGCTTGGTGTCTGTCA
Above is a genomic segment from Effusibacillus pohliae DSM 22757 containing:
- a CDS encoding DUF5667 domain-containing protein, whose amino-acid sequence is MKKKLASATLALTLIAGTTPALADESTAISGTAATNASTATATSTTAASGSASAAASATPTVSTVDPDSFLYKLREFFAQIQLVFTFKNQAKADRLLAQANTKIAELQALNQSGKTEYNEKYIQTINEILEKARQLLRQAKSEAEQKQDTKAKTEIEQKESAELEVEKHSLTVLKGLLEKVPEQGKKGIENAIVKQEAKLKSNAETRASETAPAPRPIQPETKQKADGQMNVNSNANFSASGNSSANATAHMAVSSAGSVNVQVPALDEAGVAVKQNNGLHLGATKQQEPKAEKDKKEHGEQENGR